GATAGCGTATCAGTCGAATGAGTCCGGGACCAACCAAGTGTATGTTCGTCCGTTTCCCGGGCCTGGAGGTAAGTACCAGGTATCAACGACACCGGGAAGTCGTCCCCGGTGGAGGAAAGATGGGAAGGAGTTGTATTACCTGGGTGCTGATGGCAGATTAATGGCGGCGGAAGTGGCATCAATCGGGGAAACGTTTGTCGTCGGTGCGGTCCGGCCGCTCTTTGCGACTCGAGCGGTAACCGGACTGACAACTTCCTACGACGTGACGGCAGACGGCAAACGCTTTCTCGTGAACACCGTTCTGGGTGAGACATTGTCATTCCCCATCACGCTCGTTGTGAACTGGGATGCGGAGTTGAAGAAGAAGTGAATGGAGTGATGAGTGCAAAGTATCAAGTAGTGAATAACGTAAAGAGTGAAAAATAAGACGTTCGAAGACTTGTTGGCATCGGATCATTGTCCGTAGGACCCCTTGGGGGTCAATGGATCGATGAACCAATCACTATTCACCATTTAGCCAGTTAACCAATTCACATGATTGGTCAGACAATATTTCACTATAGGATTCTTGAAAAGCTCGGCGAGGGCGGCATGTCCCGAATTTTCCTGCGAACGCTTTTTGTGAGCAGTAGAAACTTTGAGGATCCTCGCCTGCCATTGTTGGTTCAGAAAGGCGGGCAGGCGCCTTCTTTTTGGCGGAGGCGTAGCATATGATTGGACAGACTATCTCTCACTATAAGATTCTAGAGAAGCTGGGTGAAGGGGGCATGGGCGTCGTCTATAAGGCCCGGGATACCAAGCTCAATCGCGATGTCGCCCTGAAATTCCTGCCATCGCATGTCACAGCAAAGGATGTCGATCGTTCGCGCTTTCTCCTCGAAGCCCGGTCGGCAGCTCTCTTGAATCACCCCAACATTTGCATCATCTACGGCATTCACGACGAAGGCGAGAGACCCTTCATCGAAATGGAATTCGTTGATGGGAAAACGTTGAGGGAGCTCGACCTCGCAGCCACAAAAGTCGAGATGTCACTTGGCTATGCTGTACAGATCGGAGAAGCTCTCCAGGAAGCGCACAGCAAGGGAATTGTCCACCGAGACATCAAGGCCGACAATATTATGGTCAACTCGAAGAGCCAGGTGAAGGTGATGGACTTCGGATTGGCCAAAATCAAGGGCTCGCTCAAGCTGACAAGGACTTCCTCGACACTCGGTACTCTCGGCTACATGGCACCGGAGCAGATCCAGGGTGGCGAAGTCGACGCACGATCGGACATCTTCGCCTTCGGCGCGGTGTTGTTTGAGATGCTGACAGGCCGTTTGCCGTTCCGCGGCGAACACGAAGCGGCAATGATGTATTCAATTCTCAACGAGCAGCCTGAACCATTGACAAAGCATCGTTCAGACACGCCGGAAGATCTTCAGCGGATCATTCTCAGAGCACTCGAGAAAGACCCTGAAGACCGCTATCAATCGGCCGCAGACATGGTGAGCGAAATCAGGCGGCTGCAGAAGAAGACCTCGCGCGTCATGCGCACGCAGGAAATCCCCGTGCAAAAGCCCGAGACAGGAACCCTGGTCACCCCTCTACCATCCGGCGCGCATGAGAGGCCGTCGGTCTCAAAGCGAAATCTCCGAATTGCGATCGGCGCGACCGGCCTCGTCGCTGTCGCGATTGTCGTCATGCTTCTCACCTCGAAGCACACAGTGAATCTCAACGCGGACATGTCATTCCAGGTCCTCCAAATACCATTTACGCAAACGGGACCTCCGGCCATTTCACGGGACGGCAATTGGATCGCGTATCCCGCCATCGATGCAAAGGGAAAATGGGATGTGTACTTCATGAATTCCACCGGCGGCGATGCGAAGAGGATCACATCGGACTCTTCACTCTCCATTCAGTCTGTTGACATTTCTCCCGACGGCAGCCGGGTGGTGTACGACCGGACAGACGCATCCGGATTCAAAACCGAAATCGCAATTGTCTCCACCCTCGGAGGAACAAGCAAGCGGCTCGCTGATCCCGGGGCCGCTCCCCGCTGGCGCCCCGATGGCCAACGCATCGGATATGTTCGAAACAAGGATGTGGGAGGCACTTCGGTATTTCCGGAATTGTGGACAATGAAACCGGACGGCAGCGATAACCATCGTGAATTCCTCGATTCGCTGGCAGCACCTCATGGCTACCCGGTCTTCTCATGGTCACCTGATGGCGGCTCCGTTGTATTTGTCCGGTTCTATCCGGGTCGATTTCAGGAGCTTGTCACGTACGATTTCGAAAGCCGTTCGATGCGTACACTCACATCAGGTAAGAAAAACATCGGCGATGCAGAGTGGACGACACGAGGAACGATCGTCTATTCATCCAACAACAGTGGAAACACGAACTTGTGGATGATTCCGGCTTCTGGGGGAACACCGGTACAGGTCACCAAGGGGAGCGGGCCCGATTTCAACGCACGTTCCTCCGCTGATGGAGCGCGCTTGATTTACCTTCAGCAACAATCGGTTAGCCATTTCTGGATGGCGAATACCGGCGGCGCCCGTCAACTCACATTCGATGACATCAACATTCTCAACATCGCACTTTCGCCGGACGGCAAGCAGATTGCCTTTGTCAGTTCTCTCCAGGATCCCCTGAAGCCCGGGCAGATCCTCAATGTGATGGACCGCGAAGGATCCAACAGAGTCCAACTCACGACAAGTGACGGCGCGGCTCATGGTCCGGTCTGGAGCCCAAACAGCAAGTTTCTCCTCTATGGGCAGCATGCCGCTCTTGAAGTCCATGATTCCGTCAAGGTGTACCTCATCGATCCCTCAAATCCGGGAAGTACCCGCACACTCGGCAAGGGAGAGCCCGTCTGGTGGACTGACAATCAGTCGTTTTCTTATTACCGTTCGTTTCAAACCTGGACCATGACTATTGACGGCTCTGGACAACCAGAGCTGCTTGCCGATTCCGCTTTCGCTTTGAAGATGCAGAATGGGAAATACATTTTGAGTTTCGATCAACACTCGGGAAGAGAAGGACTCTGGATTGCCCCCGTTCCCGGATTGAAAGACGCGCAACTCCCCACCCCGAAGAAACTTCTTAAAGCAGGTGTCTCCGTTACCATAGAACCGTCGGGTCGATACATCTATTATGTGAAGGGGGTCGGCGAGATGAGACGGATGTCGCTTCCTGACGGACGAGACGAACGAATCACAGGATCCTTTCAGGGTTTGACACCGCAATCATCCATTGATGTCAGCAGGGATGGAAAAGAAATCATCTATCTCGATACACGGATCAACGCGAAACTTGTGATGATAGAGAATCTATTTAAGTAGAAACGGGCAACCGAGCGGTCGGATCCTCGAACCAATTAACTCGTTTACCAACTAACCAGGTCATACCTCGTGATCGGTCAAACAATATCGCATTATCAGATTCTTGAAAAGCTGGGAGAGGGAGGAATGGGCGTCGTTTATAAGGCCCAGGATACCAAGCTTCAGCGCTTCGTTGCACTCAAATTTCTTTCGACGCATCTTTCCGCATCGGAAGAGAGCAAGACGCGGTTTATGCAGGAGGCACGGGCGGCAGCAGCACTCAATCACCCCAATATTCTCGGCATATACGAGATCAGCAGGCAAGATGGAAACGAGTTCTTCGTCATGGAGTATGTCGAAGGGACGACCCTGAAATCTCACATCGAGAATCAGAAGTCTTCCTCGGGGACCACTCCCCACCAGGCTCTTGCATGGACGGAACAAATCGCCCGAGGCCTGAAAGCCGCCCATGGCAAAAACATCGTGCATCGTGATATCAAACCCGAAAACATCATGATCGCCAGCGATGGCCTTCTGAAGATCATGGATTTCGGCATTGCCAAGCTGAAGAGCAGCTCCGGGCTGACGAGGACCGGGACATCACTCGGAACGCTTTCCTACATGTCGCCTGAACAGGCACAGGGGGTCGCCACCGACGCACGCTGTGATATCTGGTCGCTCGGCGTTGTCTTCTATGAACTCCTGACAGGCGAAAGGCCCTTCAGGGCTGAGCATGATGCGGGACTCCTGTATCTGATTGTTAACGAGGATCCGCCAGCGCCAAGCGCTCTCGACAAAAAGATTCCGCGGCAACTGGACGCTGTCGTGATGAAAATGCTGCAGAAGGATCGTGCCAAACGCTTCGAGACGATGGAAGCCCTTCTGCTCGAGCTGACAGATGTTCAGCAGGCAATCGCAATGGCCGCTGGTGCCTCAAAGACAAAGGCGATCGCCGTCCTGCCGTTCGGCAATATTTCTCCCGACAAAGAGAGCGACTATTTCAGCGATGGACTGACGGAGGAGCTCATTGCAAGCCTTGCGCGGCTGAAAGATGTTCGGCTGGTTCCCCGGGCGACATCGATGCAGTACAAGGGAACAACCAAGGATATCAAAACCATCGCACGGGAACTTGCTACACGGTACATCTTATCCGGCAGCGTCAGAAAATTTCAGGACAACCTCCGCATCACTGTTGAGCTGATCGACGTGGATACAGACGCTCAACTCTGGGCAGAAACCTACAAAGGAAAGCTCGAAGACGTATTCGACATCCAGGAGCAGGTCTCGAAGCAGATTGTCGACGCACTGATGGTCAAGTTGTCCCCGACCGAAAAGGTAGTTCTGACCAAGCGATCGACGCTCAACGCGGAAGCATTCGACTGCAATCTCCGGGCGAGAGATTTTCTTTATCGGCGCACAAAGAACAGCATTCAATTCGCAATTCAGCTGTTCCAGAAAGCAATCGAGCTTGATCAGCGATATTCGGGAGCATACGCCGGACTCGGGGAGGCCTATGCCACTTTGTATCAGCAATTCGAAAGAAAAGAGTTGTGGCTCGACCGGGCAGTCGAGTCGGGCTTGAAGGCGCTGATGTACGATTCGTCTTCGTCAGACGCCTACGCCGCTTTGGGCCTCGCCTATTTTCATAAGAAATCGGTCGAAGACGCGTTGGCTGCCAGCCAGAGAGCGATCGAGCTGGACCCAAACAATTTTGTCGGGTATTGGATCCTTGGAAGAATCTATCACACGACTGATAGGGATCATGAAGCCGTTGAGCTCTTCAAGAAGGTCATTACACTCAACCCCGATTTCTACACTGCATACGGCGATCTCAAGGTCGCTTACGGGAGAATCGGAGACAAGGAACGAGGACATGAGACGATGCTGCAGGCAATCCAGGTGTTCAGACGCTTCCTGCCACAGCATCCCGATGACGCGCGTGCCCACATGTACTTTGCGAATGCCCTTGTGCAAGAAGGAGAACGTGATGAGGCCAAAGCCGAAGCTGCAAAAGCACTCGAGCTAAGCCCCGGTGACCCGAACATGCTCTATAACGCGGCCTGCTTCTATGCCCTTCTAAACGAATTAAAACTCGCCATCGAGACACTTAAGAACGCAATTACTGCCGGATATCAGCACTACGAATGGATCCAACGCGATAGTGACCTGAACAGCATCCGGCAGGAACCTGAGTATGTCGAATTGATGAAAGGTAAGTGAACGTCAGCATGATTGGACAAACGATTTCTCATTACCAGGTTCTTGAGAAGCTGGGCGAAGTGCCAAACTTCCCGACGAGTGTCCTTCAACGAGTCGCCGGAAGTTTGAGCATCCCGCCGTCTTCTGGCGGGAGCTGCAACTTGAGGTGCATATGATCGGGACAACGATTAACCACTACAACATTCTTGAGAAGCTTGGCGAAGGTGGTATGGGTATTGTCTATAAAGCCCATGACACAACCCTCAACCGCGCCGTTGCGCTCAAGTTCCTCCCTCCTCACGTTTCGGGATCTGAACAGGACAAGGCCCGGTTCCTGCAGGAGGCACAGTCCGCCGCTGCGCTGAGCCATCCGAACATCTGCACCATTCATGGCATCGAAGAAAGTGAGTCAGCCGCAGGCAGACAGCAATTCATTGTGATGGAATATGTCGAAGGCCAGACACTGCAGGAGAAAAAATCTCTCCTCTCGGTAAAACAGGCCATCGACATCGGCATTCAGATCGCCGAGGGGCTGGCAGCAGCTCACGAGAAAGGTGTCATCCACAGGGATATCAAACCCGATAACATCATGATCCGCAAGGACGGAATCGTGCAGATCATGGATTTTGGTCTTGCAAAACTCCGCGGTGCGTCGCGGCTAACCAAGGAAGGCTCAACGGTCGGCACAGCCGGCTACATGTCTCCAGAACAGGTGCAGGGGCTGGATGCCGATCACCGGTCGGACATTTTCTCGATGGGGGTCGTACTGTTCGAACTCTTCACGAAACAGCTCCCCTTCAAGGGAATTCATGAGACAGCCATCTCCTATGAGATCGTCAACGTTGATTCGCCGCCGATGTCGTCGCTCAATCCGGAAATCTCCCCCGAACTCGACTCGATAATTCTCGAATGTCTCGAAAAAGACCCCAGAGAGCGAACGCAGGCAGCGAGTCAGGTGGCTCTTGATCTGAAACGATATCGGCGCGATTCCAGCCGGCAACGCATGAGCAGAATCACGGCCGCCAGGCCGGCAGTCGTGTCACGAATCGAAGCCGCTGCGCAACTGGATCAATCGTCCAGCCCCGAAGTGAAGACGGCCCGTTCGAAAATCACTCGCTGGATACCGATCGTCGTCACAGCATTCGTCGCAATGTTTCTTGGGCTCGGCGGCGCGTATCTGTTGTTCTTCCCGCCCAGCGCGCCAGAGCCGATCTGGGCCTCGATCGAGATGCCTCGCGGGACGGTGTATGTCAATGGTGTCGGGGGGCATTCGAGTATTTCGCCCGACGGAACCATGATCGTCTTCAGCGGAATCGATTCACTTTTTCAACGCACACTTTGGATTCGTCCGCTTCGCTCGAACATTTCCCGTTCTTTGCTCGGCACGAAAGACGCGGAATATCCTTTCTGGTCGTTCGACAGCCGGTCCGTCGGTTTTTTTGCCGAGGGAAAACTCCGGACCGTCAGCGCGAACGGCGGACCGGTGCTCACGCTCGCCGATGCGCCTCTGGGCCGCGGCGGTTCCTGGGGCAAAAACGGACTCATCGTCTTCGCCCCCAATGTCGCAGATCCCAATCTCTTTGGTGTCCCTGCTGTCGGAGGAGCTGTTCGTCCCGTGACTGCATTTGATACCGGAAAGATCGCCGCTCCGCGCTACCCCTGGTACCTTCCCGACGGACATCATTTCCTCTTCACGTCCGTCGAACTCGGCGGCAGAGGAGCGAACACCATCACCTATGTCGGCTCCGACGACGGTGGACAACCGAAAGAGGTCGCCCGGGGATTCTCCAATTGTGTCTTCGCCGCAGGACACCTGCTCTACCTCCGCCAGGGCATTCTGATGGCACAACCTTTCAACGCGAGCTCCTTCACGCTGACAGGAGATGCCGTATCGCTCCAGGAGGGTGTCAACGCATGGCGCCCGCGTGCAAAGGGAGACTTTTCGGCATCCGAGAACGGCATCCTTCTTTCCTCCATCGGGGGCAGCACCACCATAGAAGAGATCATCTGGATCGATACTGAGGGCCGCCAATTGGCGATTGTGCAGGCGACGCCATGGACCGCGGCTCGGTTGTCCCCGGACGAAAAACACATCGCGTATGACGAGATTCAGAATCAGGATCAACGAACTGATATCTGGGTATTCGATATCACCCGAAATGTGAAAACGCGGCTCACGTTCGGAGCGTTTTCCGGATCGCGCCCGCTCTGGTCCCGCGACGGCTCTAAGATTATCTTCTCGGCTGAGATCGGCGTCAACAAGGCGAATCTCTTCGAGAAACGGGCGGACGGTTCCGGGCAGGAAGTTCTTCTCGCTCAAGGCGCAAACGCAAATTCCGTCCTCGCCCCTGTGGACATCTCTCCAGACAGCCGCAGCCTGCTCGTGACGGAGATCCTGGGGAATCAGGGAGAACTCGGCATCGTGGACCTGAGCGATTCCCAACGGCCGGCCAAGGTAACAAGACTCAACATCAGCGGGGAAGACGCCAGATTTTCACCCGATGGGAAATGGATCGTCTATCAATCCGATGAATCCGGGAAGCGTGAGATTTATGTCCGTTCGTTTCGGGGAGAAGGCGGCCAATGGCAAATTTCGTCAGGGACCGGAGAAGAGCCAATCTGGCTTGATAAGGAAATCGTGTTCTACTCGTCCTCCATCGACGCGCACATGAAGGCGGACGTTACTTTTTCCTCGGGAAAACCGTCATTTGGACAGGCCAAACCGCTGTTTCCTCCGGCAATGTCTCGCATGCGCCAGGTATTCGGAAAGTCAAAGAGCGGCGCACGCTATGTTGCTATCCGCCCGCTGGCAAGCCGGAGCACCAGCTCGCTGTCGGTGGTTGTCAACTGGCCCCAGTTGTTGAAGAAGTGAGGTGTGAGACGGAAGACTTGAAAAGAAGAGAACACAGAAGGTGATCGGCTGATCGGGCCACCTAACCAATCACCAATTTCCGCCGAAGGCGCCAGCCCGCCTCGATGCGGTAGTGAGGCTGGCGGGGATGCGCCTCTGGCGCAAACCAATCAAGAAAAGCTATGATCGGCCAGACAATCTCTCATTACAGCATTCTCGAAAAACTCGGTGAAGTCCCAAATTTTCCCGCGAGCGTTCTACCGCGAGCGGTTGAAAATTTGAGGATTCCGCCGTCGTGCGGCGGGAGCTGCAACTTGAGGTGCATATGATTGGGACAATAATTAGCCACTACGAGATTCTTGAGAAGTTGGGTGAAGGTGGCATGGGCGTGGTTTACAAAGCCCACGACGCCCGGCTGGCCCGCGATGTCGCGATCAAGTTTCTCTCATCAGAACTTTCCGGGTCCGCATCAGACCAGGAACGGTTCATCCAGGAGGCACGGGCCGCTTCGTCCCTGAACCATCCCTCTATTTGTACCATCTACGACATCGGAACACACGAAGGCCGACTGTATTTTGTGATGGAACTTGTCGATGGGACCACGCTCCTGGAAAACGCCGGAACCGCGAACGAGCAGTTGTGCCTGCGTATCATCCGGCAGGTTGCTGAGGGCCTCGGGGTGGCGCATGCAAAACAGATCATCCACCGGGACCTCAAGAGCAGCAACATCATGGTGATGGCGGACGGACGGGTGAAGATCATGGACTTCGGCCTTGCCAAGGTGGCCGGGCGCTCGGACCTGACCGCCGTCGGTTCGACCGTGGGAACGATGGCGTATCTGCCGCCGGAACAGGCCCGCGGCGAGGAAGTGGATCAGCGGGCGGATATCTACTCGCTCGGTGTTGTACTCTTCGAATTGCTTACGGGTGATCGCCCCTTCAAGGGACCGTATGACCACGCGATGCTGTATCAGATTCTGAACGAGGAAGCTCCTGCTCCTTCCTCGCGAACGCAGAGTATCTCTGCTTCAGCTGATGCCATCGTTCGACGGTGCCTCGCAAAGAATCCAAATGATCGCTACCAGTCGACACATGAATTGTGCAATGACATCGACGCTGTCCTCGCGGGTGGATCCACCAGTGTCTCGGGGCACATCAGTCCGAAACCAGCGGGGCGATCCCTGGCATCCCGGCGATGGTTGATACCGGTTCTCACAATTCTGCTGGTTGGAGCACTCGCTGTGACCCTTGCCTCTACCGACCTCCGGAACCGATTCGCCCGGATCATAGGAATCAACTCGGTTCCGGACCAGCAGCACCTGGCCGTTCTTCCATTTTCGAACATCGGGAACGATGTCGACCGCCAGGCACTCTGCGACGGGCTCACGGAAACGATGACCAGCCAGCTCACTCAGTTGGAACAATTTCACGGGTCGCTCTGGGTGGTTCCCGCGAGCGAGGTCAGGCGTTCGCGCATCAGGAGCGCCGAAGAAGCTCGAAAGTCGTTCGGTGTCAACCTCGTTGTTGACGGTTCGCTGCAGGCGATCGGGGAAGTCTATCGACTTACGCTCAACCTGATCGATGCTGGCTCAGTCCGGCAAATCAGCGGTGCCTCCATCGACCTCTCGCGCGACCAGCTTGCGTCGCTTCAGAACGAATCAGTCATGAAGGTGTTGGAGATGCTCCACGTGGAGTTTCACCCCGAGATGAAGCATGTGCTCCAGTCCGGTGGAACCTCCGTTCCTGCCGCGTTTGAGTTCTACCTGAGGGGTCGCGGCCAGTTGTTGCGGTACGAGAACGAAGAGAATATCGACAACGCCGTTCTTTCTTTCCGTCAGGCCATCAGGGAGGATTCCGCATATGCGTTGGCTCATGCTGCTCTTGGCGAAGCATTCTGGCGGAAATACGAGTTGGGAAAAGACACGCGATTGGTGCACGACGCGATCGCAGAGTGCAACCGGGCACAGTCCATCGACGCGAACCTCGCTCCAGTGAATATCACACTCGGGATGGTGTATGCGGGGACGGGCAAACCGGAGCAAGCGATACCGTTGTTTGAAGCAGCATTACAGAAGGATCCATCAAGCGCTGAAGCGTACCGGGGCCTTTCAAAGGCATACGAATCTCGTGGAGATATTCCAACGGCAGAGAAGACATACCGACGGGCGATTGAACTGCGACCGGACTATTGGGGGGGGCACAACGACCTGGGGGTCTTCTATTCTAAAAACAGCCGTTATGATGAGGCGATCGCCGCTTTCAAGAAAGTGATCAGCCTTACTCCGGACAACTACCGTGGTTACAGTAATGTTGGCGGTATGTACTATTTCCTCAAACGGTGGTCCGATGCCAGAGAGATGTTTGAGCTTTCGTACAACATCCGCCCCTCCTACCAGACTGCGTCAAACCTCGGAACCCTCAACTACGTTGAGGGTCGATTCCCGGAGGCTGCCACATGGTATGAGAGAGCACGCGCGTCTAATGCAAACGACCACTTTGTTACCGGGAACCTCGCGTCGGCCTACTACTGGAGCCCGGACGGAAGGGGGAAATCAACTGAGTTGTTCCGACAAGCTATCGGGCTTGCGCGACAGCAACTCTCTGTGAACCAGGACGACCCGGATATTATGGCTTCGCTGGGAGGATACTACGCGATGATCGGAGCCCGGGACAGTGCCCGTCTCTGCACGGAACGGTCCCTTCGGCTCAACAAGAACGATGCATCGATCCTCTTCCACGCGGGTACCACATACGAAGCAATCGGTGACCGGGAACGCGCACTGCAGTGGATTGGCAAAGCGCTCGACGCCGGATATTCTGTGAGTGAGATTTCGAGCCAGCCTGAGCTGAGGGAGCTCTATGCCGATCCGAGATATGCTGTCTTGATGAAGCGAACACGATCGCAAAAATGATCCAACTAATCCATTTCTCTCTCACCAATGAGTAAGGAATACCTCATGAAGTCATTCATACGCGCCATTACGTTGCCGCTGTTGTTTCTGTTCATCAGTGGCTTCGGACCGGGGCAAACCCCGCAGGACGTGCCGAAGAACGTCAATGTCTCGATTGCGAAGGTCGAGAATGTATGGAAAGTGGTCCTGACCGGCACAACAATCACGGAGGTCCATGTTGTAGAGGGGCAAAAGGTCATCTTCCACGCGGAAGGGACCGACGTGTACCTCCAGTTCGATGATGCAAACCTGTTCGGCGGGCACGCCAAGAAGATCAAGAGCGGTAAAACCCTGACTCTTGGCGTCGGACAAGTAGAAAAGGGAGTGTATACGTACTCAGCGTTCTGCGATGGACCGAAGGAATTTGCAGTGGGGGATTCGCCCCCAAAGATCATCGTGGACTGATGTTCGCTTGATATGAACAGATGTATGCTCTGTCCGGTGGCCAAGGTCTATAGATAGACGAGGCCACCGGGATGGAGATGCAGTCATCGGGTCTTTGAGCAACTAGATCACGTGTCATTGAGCCACTCACCAATTAACTATTCCCATAGGGTATGATCGGACAAACGATTTCGCACTATACGATCCTTGAAAAGCTTGGCGAAGGGGGCATGGGCGTTGTCTACAAAGCCCAGGACACGAAACTCGACCGGTTCGTCGCGCTGAAGTTCCTTCCCTCTCACGTTTCCACCAACGCAGAGACGAAAGCCCGCTTTCTTCAGGAAGCTAAGGCGGCCGCCGCTCTTAACCAAAATAATATCTGTACAATCTATGGTGTCGATGAATCAAACGGTACGATGTTTATCGCCATGGAGTTCATCGAGGGGGGCACGCTCCGGGAGAAGATCCCGTTCACCAAGCTCGACGACGCCCTCACTGTGGCTGCCCAGATCGGTGACGCGTTGCAGGAGGCGCATTCGAAGGGGATCGTTCACCGCGACATCAAGGCCGACAACATTATGCTGACCTCCAAAGGTCAGGCCAAAGTGATGGATTTTGGATTGGCGAAGCTGAAGGGATCGCTGAAACTTACCAGGACATCCAGCACGGTCGGCACACTTGGTTACATGGCCCCGGAGCAGATTCAGGGGGGTGAAGTTGATCACAGGAGTGATATCTTTTCTTTCGGCGTTCTCTTCTTTGAAATGCTGACGGGCAAGCTTCCATTCCGGGGTGAACACGAAGCGGCAATGGTCTATTCGATTGTGAATGAAGAACCCATGCAACTCGATCAGCTCCGCCCGGAGGCATCCTCCCTTCTCTCCAATTTGATACTTCGATGCCTTGAAAAAGATCCGGCTGATCGGTTTCAACACATGGATGATATCGTCAGCGAACTGCGGCGTGCGCAGAAGAAGACAAGCAAGGTGGTGCGCAGCTCGGCATACACACCCGTTCAGCACGCGGCTGAGGAGACAATGTCAGGCGATATTCCACAACCGGCTGTTGCACAGGCTCTCCCAGTCAGGAAGAATCCGTTGATGCGGTACGGCATCGCCGGAGGTGTGATCGTCATCCTCGCCGCCGCAGCGTGGCTCCTCCTTCCCCATTCACGGCCCAAAGTAAACCCCGATATGACGACACGGGTCCTCCAGGTTCCGTTCACGCAGTATTCCTATCCCGGCATTTCGCCTGACGGCAACTGGGTCGCATTCCCCGCCGCGGACGTGAACGGTAAGTGGGACATCTATTATATGCATGTAAACGGAGGAGAACCCAGGAAGATCACTTCTGACGCGACTACGTTCATTCAGCAAGCGGCCGATATTTCTTTCGACGGAAGTCAAATCGTCTACACGCGGCCAAGTGACGACACCAAAACAAATGATGTTTTTGCTATCTCGGCCCTTGGCGGCACAAGCCGTAAGCTCGCGACGGGGGGCGACACTCCCCTCTGGAGACCCGATGGAAAACGCGTAGGATTCATCCGAACCCCCAATAGTGACACCAGATCGGAATCCGGGATGGTGGAATTCTGGTCGGTGAACGCTGACGGGTCGGATGCGCGCAGAGAATATAGAGATTCACTGTTCGTGGTTAAGGGGGGAGATTATCGGTACAGCTTCTGCTGGTCTCCAAACGGAAATTCGATCGCGTGGATCCGGTCTCATTCCGGCTCTTCGCAGGTCATTATCATTCATGATCTCCAGACCGGCGGCGAACGTCAACTGACCGCCGGAAAGGAGAACATCGACTCGATCGTGTGGACCGTCGATGACCAGATTATTTTCTCTTCGAACAGAGCGGGAAACACAAATCTGTGGACCGTCCCGGCCTCAGGTGGAGAAGCACTTCAGGTGACAAAAGGCGGGGGTCCCGATATCGGCATGAGCGTTTCCCGTTCCGGGAAAACACTCATGTACCTTCAGCAACAACCTGTCGGATATTTGTGGACAGCCAATCTGGATGGGTCATCGCTCCGACAAATCACCTTTGATGACAGGGAAATCTGGGAACCAACCGTCTCGCCTGACAAGAAGCAAATAGCATTTGTCATGAGAGACCCCGATCCGCTGAAAAATAACACGGACCTTTACGTTGTGGATCACGATGGCAGCAACCGGCGCCGCCTGACGACAGGAAACACTGTCTC
The genomic region above belongs to Ignavibacteriales bacterium and contains:
- a CDS encoding protein kinase, yielding MIGQTISHYTILEKLGEGGMGVVYKAQDTKLDRFVALKFLPSHVSTNAETKARFLQEAKAAAALNQNNICTIYGVDESNGTMFIAMEFIEGGTLREKIPFTKLDDALTVAAQIGDALQEAHSKGIVHRDIKADNIMLTSKGQAKVMDFGLAKLKGSLKLTRTSSTVGTLGYMAPEQIQGGEVDHRSDIFSFGVLFFEMLTGKLPFRGEHEAAMVYSIVNEEPMQLDQLRPEASSLLSNLILRCLEKDPADRFQHMDDIVSELRRAQKKTSKVVRSSAYTPVQHAAEETMSGDIPQPAVAQALPVRKNPLMRYGIAGGVIVILAAAAWLLLPHSRPKVNPDMTTRVLQVPFTQYSYPGISPDGNWVAFPAADVNGKWDIYYMHVNGGEPRKITSDATTFIQQAADISFDGSQIVYTRPSDDTKTNDVFAISALGGTSRKLATGGDTPLWRPDGKRVGFIRTPNSDTRSESGMVEFWSVNADGSDARREYRDSLFVVKGGDYRYSFCWSPNGNSIAWIRSHSGSSQVIIIHDLQTGGERQLTAGKENIDSIVWTVDDQIIFSSNRAGNTNLWTVPASGGEALQVTKGGGPDIGMSVSRSGKTLMYLQQQPVGYLWTANLDGSSLRQITFDDREIWEPTVSPDKKQIAFVMRDPDPLKNNTDLYVVDHDGSNRRRLTTGNTVSRVPSFSPNGQKIMYSVPPTNQGADTSTFSIYVVDVDHPGPPKLVGSNFGVDWFDDNHILIVDNVRVRSSIASLSGGPTRRFFSDSVFVWSVWDNRHLVYYDRHSDKRGWWVVETEKFDATELLKQTGDIVTPILRGPARKIGAPPGPFSNYTSRSSSSGFMLQYAGQGKIRKIWFTGRTEEALPAAFAGVTNRSINITLDGNEIVYVTPRLSARLILVENLFK